The following DNA comes from Microlunatus antarcticus.
CCGACATCGGCCTGCTCTACGCCGACCGCGGGCTCCTGCAGGGCAACACCCCGTACCTCGACTCCGGCAGCTATCAGGTCCTGGAGTACCCGGTGCTGACCGGGTGGTTCCTCGAGCTGGAGCGGCGCATCACCGGCTGGCTCGGCGCGCCGTCGGGCACCGACCTGACCGCGCAGCAGGCCGTCGACGCGACGCTCACCTTCGTCGACGTCAACCAGGTGCTGCTCGGGGCGCTGTTCCTCGTCGCGGTGTGGGCGCAGGTCCACACCCAGATCGGCCGGCCGTGGGACGCGATGATGCTGGCCGCCGCGCCGACCGTCGCCGCCGCGTCGCTGGTCAACTGGGACCTGCTGCCCGTCGCCCTCACCGCGGCGGGCGTGCTGGCCTGGAGCCGTCGCCGCCCGGGCCTCGCCGGGGTCCTGCTCGGGCTCGGCATGGCGGCGAAGCTCTATCCGGTCTTCCTCCTCGGCCCGCTGCTCGTGCTGTGCCTGCGCTCGGGGCGGATGCGGGCGTACGGCGTCCTGCTCGTCGGCTTCGTCGTGAGCTGGCTCGTGGTGAACCTGCCCGTCCTGGTCCTCGCACCGGACGCGTGGCTGAGCTTCTGGACGTTCAACGCCGACCGGACGGGTGACTTCGGCTCGATCTGGTACGTCTTCTCGCTCGCCGGGCACCCCGTCCCGCACCTGAACGAGGTAAGTGGCGGTCTGTTCGCGCTCGGCTGCCTGCTCGTCGCTGCCCTCGCGCTGCTGGCGCCGAGGAGGCCCCGCTTCGGGGCGCTCGCGTTCCTCGTGGTGGCCGCGTTCCTGATGACGAACAAGGTCTACTCCCCGCAGTACGTGCTGTGGCTGCTGCCGTTCGTCGTCCTGGCCCGGCCCCGCTGGCGCGACTGGTGGGTCTTCACCTTCGGCGAGCTGTTCTACTTCGTGGCCATCTGGTGGCACCTCGGCGGCGAGCTCGGGCCGGGCGACGGCGGTGCGGACCGCGTCTACTGGCTCGCCGTCGTGCTGCGCCTGGCGACCGAGGCCTGGATCGTGATCATGGTCGTCCGCGACGTGCTGCGCCCGGAGCGGGACCCCGTCCGCAGCCCTTCGACAGGCTCAGGGAACGTCGACGACCCGACCGGCGGGGTCCTCGACGGGGCGCCGGACGCGCCGTGGCGTACGCGGCTCTTCGCCCGGACGAGGCTGTCGGCGTGACCGCGACCACCGCAGCGCCGACGACGGTCGAGCCGACGCGCGACGGCACGCGCCTGGTCGTCCAGGCCTGGCTGGCCAGCCGCGGGCTCATCGCGCTCGTCGGGCTCGTGCTGGCGGTCAGCACCGGCCGCAGCGTCACCGAAATGGTCAGCAACTGGGACGTGCAGCACTTCAGTCGGCTCGCGGCGGGCGGCTACTGGGCCGACGCGGACGGGACGCTGATGGCGTTCTTCCCCGGCTTCCCGGGGCTGCTCGCCCTCGGGTTGGGCGTCGGCGTCCCGGTCGCGGTCACCGGGGTCGTCGTGTCGCTCGCCTGCTCGGCGGTCGCGGCCGGTGCGCTGGCCCGGCTGGGCGGACCGGCGGCCGCGGTGGCGTGGCTGTTCGCCCCGACCGCCGTGTTCACGGTCGTGCCCTACACCGAGTCGCTGTTCTGCGCCGCGGCCTTCTGGGCCTGGGAACGCGCCCGGTCCGACCGCTGGGTCGCCGCCGTGCTGCTGGCGGCCGTCGCCTGCTCGGTCCGGGTCTCGGGGCTGTTCCTCATCGGCGCGCTGGCGGTCATGATCATCACCACGCCGAGGGTCGCCGCCGTCGTACGCGCACGTCGCCTCGCGCTGCTGCTCGTGCCGGCCGCCGTGATCGGGGTCTTCGCCACCTACCTGCACGCGCTCACCGGCAGCTGGACCGCCTGGTACCACGCGCAGTCCACGGGCTGGGTCCGCGAGCTGACGTGGCCGTGGCAGTCGTTCCTCAACACGATCCCCGCGGTCGTGCCCGGCGCCTACGCCGACCACCCCTGGTGGGCGGCCGTGTTCCGCGGCGAGATGGTGTCGATGGCCGTCGGCCTGCTCGTCGTCATCTGGGCCCTGGTCCGCAGCGTCAAGCTGCTGCGCGCGGGCAAGCGTCCGCTGTGGGGCGAGGCGGCGTGGGTCGGGGTGCAGGTGCTGGCGTTCTCGCTCTCGTACTGGTTCTTCTCCGTCAACCGCGCCACGCTGCTCTGGTTCCCGCTGTGGATCATGCTCGCCGAGTGGACCCGGCGCCGACCAAGGACAGCCGCCGCCGGCGTACGGCACCGCAGCCTCGTGGGCGTCGCCTTCGCGCTCGAGGTCGTGCTGATGCTCTGGTGGAGCTGGCTCTTCTTCACCGGCCACTGGGCCAGCTGAGCCTTCACCCCTGGGGGTGGTCCAGCCCGTACGATCCGAGCGTGTCCTCGCGTGTCCTGGTCCTGAGTGCGAGCGTCGGCGCCGGCCACACGATGGCCGCCGACGCCGTGGCCGCTGCGTTCCGGACGCACCCGGACGTCGAGGAGGTCATGCAGCTCGACGTCCTGCGCACGACGAACGAGGTCTACCGCCTGCTGTACGACGACGGCTACTTCGCGCTCGTGAAGACCGTGCCCTGGCTCGTCGGCTGGGGGTACGACAAGAGCGACCAGCCGTTCAACATGGCCCGTGCGCTGAAGGCGTGGGACCGCATCAACAACCTCGACACCGTCCGGGTGATCAAGGAGTTCCGCCCGACGACGGTCGTCTGCACGCACTTCCTGCCGCTGCGGATCATGTCGCTGCTCGTCTCGCAGGGTGCGCTCGACTGCTCGGTCAGCGCGGTGACGACCGACTACGACTTCCAGGGCCTGTGGCTGGCGGGCGCCTTCACGCGGATGTTCGTCGCGCGCGAGGAGACCCGCGACCACCTCGTCGCCATCGGGGTGCCCGAGCGCCGCCTCACGGTGTCCGGCATCCCGGTCCGGGCCGGGCTCGACGCGCCGGCCGACCGTACGGCCCTGCTGCGCAAGCACCGCCTGCGGGACGACCGGCCGACCGTCCTGATCTCCGCCGGCGCGGCGGGCGGCGACTACGTCCAGGCGATCGTGGCGCAGGTCCGGCGCATCGCGACGCCCCACCAGCTGGTGGTGGTCTGCGGCCGGAACGCCGCGCTCAAGGCCTCGATCGACGCCCAGACCTTCGGCGACGAGTCGGTCCGCGTCATCGGCTACACGACGGAGATGCCCGAGCTGCTGGCCGTGGCGGACCTGTTCGTGGGCAAGCCCGGTGGGCTTTCGTCCTCGGAGTGCATGGCCGTCGGCCTGCCGATGGCGCTGGTCAACCCGATCCCGGGCCAGGAGGTGCGCAACAGCGACTT
Coding sequences within:
- a CDS encoding glycosyltransferase family 87 protein, with the protein product MPRVSAKPDPANVQPARTDGFVAAMSERLGGPLGRYAELVRTWWSPARVILAVATLTYVVGMVFRIPCRITVAGQVPDAFRRLCYSDIGLLYADRGLLQGNTPYLDSGSYQVLEYPVLTGWFLELERRITGWLGAPSGTDLTAQQAVDATLTFVDVNQVLLGALFLVAVWAQVHTQIGRPWDAMMLAAAPTVAAASLVNWDLLPVALTAAGVLAWSRRRPGLAGVLLGLGMAAKLYPVFLLGPLLVLCLRSGRMRAYGVLLVGFVVSWLVVNLPVLVLAPDAWLSFWTFNADRTGDFGSIWYVFSLAGHPVPHLNEVSGGLFALGCLLVAALALLAPRRPRFGALAFLVVAAFLMTNKVYSPQYVLWLLPFVVLARPRWRDWWVFTFGELFYFVAIWWHLGGELGPGDGGADRVYWLAVVLRLATEAWIVIMVVRDVLRPERDPVRSPSTGSGNVDDPTGGVLDGAPDAPWRTRLFARTRLSA
- a CDS encoding MGDG synthase family glycosyltransferase, with translation MSSRVLVLSASVGAGHTMAADAVAAAFRTHPDVEEVMQLDVLRTTNEVYRLLYDDGYFALVKTVPWLVGWGYDKSDQPFNMARALKAWDRINNLDTVRVIKEFRPTTVVCTHFLPLRIMSLLVSQGALDCSVSAVTTDYDFQGLWLAGAFTRMFVAREETRDHLVAIGVPERRLTVSGIPVRAGLDAPADRTALLRKHRLRDDRPTVLISAGAAGGDYVQAIVAQVRRIATPHQLVVVCGRNAALKASIDAQTFGDESVRVIGYTTEMPELLAVADLFVGKPGGLSSSECMAVGLPMALVNPIPGQEVRNSDFLTEEGAAVRCNYETTVGTKIERILANPARLAAMSSAARRIGFPSAAQTIADQVLDDVDSSLWITRSAQKAMLRVAEAGHPLEDARPARTLAILADAKTGMPVAVVTDDEVSRVDDYFDGRLRYGEEVLVSLDQLSRRNRLALRVRPKTDPHLLLVLRRLIGDRSGVALRVERTAGV